Genomic DNA from Chitinispirillales bacterium:
AAATTTACAAAAATACCGTTATTGGTGGCGTCTTGGTCAACTAAAACACCGAAATTAAACCCATTTTTCAGATTTTTGAGAACATTTTTCATTCCACCGTTACGTTCGTAGTATTTTACTCCGTTCCGTTCACGAAGATTTACAAAAATTTTATCAATTCTTTTGTCAAACAGTCTTGAGCCGATTGACATTCCTTTAAAACCTAATTTTGCCGCAATATGTGTCTTTAATTCAAACGCAGACAAATGGCTTCCCAAAATTATCGTACCGTTTGGATTTGAAAAAATTTCCTTTGTCAAATTTTCGTTTTCAAGACGTACGATTTTGAAAAATTTTTCCTTTGAATATTCAGGAATTCTTATTCCGTCAAAAAAAGATTTACCGGCGTTTACAAAAACCCCGTTTGTTATTCTGTTTATTTGCTTTTGCGAATAATTTTCAAATACGCTTTTAAGGTTTTTCTTTGTAATTTCTCTTTCTTTTTTTAATATATGACCAAACAGAAAACCCAAGAATCCGAAAAGGCGCAAACCTAAAAAACGCGGCGTTTTTTTTATGATAAAAATCGCCGCTGAAAAAATAATGTATGCTATATCGTGCCGTAATTTTCTAGAATTTCTTGCCATAATTTATATCCATAAAATCACGACAAAATAATATATCGCTGGATAAAAACGTATTTATTATCGCCAAATATTATATTTACTCTATAATTTTCAAGAAACAAAAATTAAATTCAAAAGGATTTCGTTATGGGAAGAGCGTTTGAGTTCCGCAAAGAAAGAAAAATGAAAAGATGGGACAAAATGTCTAAATTGTTCCCCAAATTATCAAAAGCGATTACGCTTGCGGCTAAAGAAGGCGTTCTTGATCCGGAAATGAACGCGAAATTGCGGGCGGCGATTCTTAACGCGAAAGCGGAGAATATGCCTAAAGACAACATTGACGCGGCGATCAAGAGAGCGAGCGGAAAAGACGCCGACACTATTACTGAGGTTACTTTTGAAGGAAAAGGTTCTAACGGGGTTCAATATTTTATAGAATGCGCTACGGATAACAATACGCGTACGGTAGCCAACATTAAATCATATTTCAACAAACATGGCGGTCATCTGCTTCAAAACGGCGCGTTGGAATTTATGTTTACTCGAAAAGCGGTTTTTGAAATAGAAAAACGAAGCGGAATCGACGTTGACGCTTTGGAGCTGGAACTTATTGATTTCGGGCTTGAGGATTTGGAAGAAACCGACGACACGGTCTATCTTTATGGCGATTATACTGAATTCGGTAATATTTCCAAAGGGCTTGAAAAACTCGGAATTGTTCCTAGAAAAGCGACTTTACAGCGGATTTCGACCGCTCCGGTTGAACTTTCCGATGAAGAATACGATAAAGCCGAGTCGCTGATTGATAAAATTGAAGACGATGAAGACGTTGTGAATGTTTTCACTAATATTATGTGAGAGATTGTTTTCACTAATGGTACAGACGCG
This window encodes:
- a CDS encoding lysophospholipid acyltransferase family protein; this translates as MARNSRKLRHDIAYIIFSAAIFIIKKTPRFLGLRLFGFLGFLFGHILKKEREITKKNLKSVFENYSQKQINRITNGVFVNAGKSFFDGIRIPEYSKEKFFKIVRLENENLTKEIFSNPNGTIILGSHLSAFELKTHIAAKLGFKGMSIGSRLFDKRIDKIFVNLRERNGVKYYERNGGMKNVLKNLKNGFNFGVLVDQDATNNGIFVNFLGKEAFTPSAPIKIAARYKIPLAWSFLIRENNDKYLFYIERAEIIETENETESFILNLEKFNDKLGEFIKKYPEQWVWMHRRWKREAKDFPPQLSISYYKEKEK
- a CDS encoding YebC/PmpR family DNA-binding transcriptional regulator, translated to MGRAFEFRKERKMKRWDKMSKLFPKLSKAITLAAKEGVLDPEMNAKLRAAILNAKAENMPKDNIDAAIKRASGKDADTITEVTFEGKGSNGVQYFIECATDNNTRTVANIKSYFNKHGGHLLQNGALEFMFTRKAVFEIEKRSGIDVDALELELIDFGLEDLEETDDTVYLYGDYTEFGNISKGLEKLGIVPRKATLQRISTAPVELSDEEYDKAESLIDKIEDDEDVVNVFTNIM